The Mycolicibacterium smegmatis genome has a window encoding:
- a CDS encoding homoserine dehydrogenase, translating to MSKKPIGVAVLGLGNVGSEVVRIIADSADDLAARIGAPLELRGVGVRRVADDRGVPTELLTDDIDALVSRDDVDIVVEVMGPVEPARKAILSALEQGKSVVTANKALMAMSTGELAQAAEKAHVDLYFEAAVAGAIPVIRPLTQSLAGDTVRRVAGIVNGTTNYILSEMDSTGADYTSALADASALGYAEADPTADVEGYDAAAKAAILASIAFHTRVTADDVYREGITTVSAEDFASARALGCTIKLLAICERLTSDEGKDRVSARVYPALVPLTHPLAAVNGAFNAVVVEAEAAGRLMFYGQGAGGAPTASAVMGDVVMAARNRVQGGRGPRESKYAKLPIAPIGFIPTRYYVNMNVADRPGVLSAVAAEFAKREVSISEVRQEGMVDEVGKPCGARIVVVTHSATDAALSETVEALADLDVVQNINSVLRLEGTNS from the coding sequence ATGAGTAAGAAGCCCATCGGGGTAGCGGTACTGGGCCTGGGGAACGTCGGCAGCGAGGTCGTGCGCATCATCGCCGACAGCGCCGATGATCTCGCGGCGCGCATCGGTGCGCCGCTGGAACTGCGCGGCGTCGGCGTGCGCCGTGTGGCCGACGACCGCGGCGTGCCCACGGAACTGCTCACCGACGACATCGACGCGCTGGTGTCGCGTGACGACGTCGACATCGTCGTCGAGGTCATGGGCCCCGTCGAACCGGCACGCAAGGCCATCCTGTCGGCGCTGGAGCAGGGCAAGTCGGTGGTCACCGCCAACAAGGCGCTGATGGCCATGTCCACCGGCGAGCTCGCCCAGGCCGCCGAGAAGGCCCATGTGGACCTGTATTTCGAGGCCGCGGTGGCCGGCGCCATCCCGGTGATCCGCCCGCTGACCCAGTCGCTGGCCGGTGACACGGTGCGCCGCGTGGCCGGCATCGTCAACGGCACCACCAACTACATCCTGTCCGAGATGGACAGCACCGGCGCCGATTACACCAGCGCGCTGGCCGATGCGAGCGCCCTCGGTTACGCAGAGGCCGATCCCACCGCCGACGTCGAGGGCTACGACGCCGCGGCCAAGGCCGCGATCCTCGCCTCGATCGCGTTCCACACCCGTGTGACCGCCGACGACGTGTACCGCGAGGGCATCACCACGGTCAGCGCCGAGGACTTCGCGTCGGCACGCGCGCTGGGCTGCACCATCAAACTGCTCGCGATCTGCGAGCGGCTCACCTCCGACGAGGGCAAGGACCGGGTCTCGGCCCGCGTCTACCCGGCGCTCGTCCCGCTGACCCACCCGCTGGCCGCGGTCAACGGTGCGTTCAACGCGGTGGTGGTGGAAGCCGAGGCGGCCGGGCGGCTCATGTTCTACGGTCAAGGCGCCGGCGGTGCCCCCACCGCCTCTGCGGTGATGGGAGACGTGGTCATGGCGGCGCGCAACCGTGTCCAGGGCGGCCGTGGCCCACGCGAATCGAAGTACGCCAAGCTGCCGATCGCGCCCATCGGGTTCATCCCGACGCGCTATTACGTCAACATGAACGTGGCCGACCGGCCCGGCGTGTTGTCCGCTGTGGCAGCCGAATTCGCCAAGCGCGAGGTCAGCATCTCCGAGGTGCGCCAGGAGGGCATGGTCGACGAGGTGGGCAAGCCGTGCGGCGCCCGCATCGTCGTGGTCACCCACTCGGCCACCGACGCCGCGCTGTCGGAAACCGTCGAGGCGCTGGCCGATCTCGACGTCGTGCAGAACATCAACAGCGTTCTGCGACTGGAAGGAACGAACTCATGA
- the argS gene encoding arginine--tRNA ligase, translating to MTPADLAELLKATAAAVLTEHDLDVAALPATVTVERPRNPEHGDYATNLALQLGKKVGVNPRELAGWLATALAAADGIAAAEVAGPGFVNLRIEASAQGVIITNVLAADGGYGSSGQYAGRNVNLEFVSANPTGPIHIGGTRWAAVGDALGRLLATQGAAVTREYYFNDHGAQIDRFVNSLIASAKGEPTPEDGYAGDYIVDIAQQVIAKAPDVLGLPEDQQRETFRAIGVDLMFTHIKQSLHDFGTDFDVYTHEDSMHTSGRVDQAITQLRETGNIYEKDGAVWLRTTDFGDDKDRVVIKSDGNAAYIAGDLAYYLDKRKRGFDLCIYMLGADHHGYIARLKAAAAALGDDPDTVEVLIGQMVNLVRDGQPVRMSKRAGTVITLDDLVEAIGVDAARYALIRSSVDTPIDIDLELWSSASNENPVYYVQYAHARLCALARNAADLGVSVSTDHLDLLTHDKEGALIRNLGEFPRVLKTAASLREPHRVCRYLEDLAGDYHRFYDSCRVLPQGDEEPGDLHSARLALCRATRQVIANGLAILGVSAPERM from the coding sequence GTGACCCCCGCCGACCTTGCTGAGCTGCTCAAGGCCACTGCTGCCGCAGTGCTGACCGAACACGACCTGGACGTGGCCGCGCTGCCCGCCACCGTCACGGTCGAGCGTCCTCGCAACCCCGAGCACGGCGACTACGCGACCAACCTCGCGCTGCAGCTCGGTAAGAAGGTCGGCGTCAACCCGCGTGAGCTGGCCGGCTGGCTCGCCACGGCGCTGGCCGCGGCCGACGGCATCGCCGCGGCCGAGGTCGCCGGGCCCGGCTTCGTCAACCTGCGCATCGAGGCGTCGGCGCAGGGCGTCATCATCACCAACGTGCTGGCCGCCGACGGCGGCTACGGCTCGTCCGGCCAGTACGCGGGCCGCAACGTCAACCTGGAGTTCGTGTCGGCCAACCCCACCGGCCCCATCCACATCGGCGGCACCCGCTGGGCCGCGGTGGGCGACGCGCTGGGGCGGCTGCTCGCGACGCAGGGCGCGGCCGTCACGCGTGAGTACTACTTCAACGACCACGGCGCGCAGATCGACCGGTTCGTCAACTCGCTGATCGCCTCGGCCAAGGGGGAGCCGACCCCCGAGGACGGCTATGCCGGTGACTACATCGTCGACATCGCTCAGCAGGTCATCGCCAAGGCGCCCGACGTGCTCGGTCTCCCCGAGGACCAGCAGCGCGAGACGTTCCGCGCCATCGGCGTCGACCTGATGTTCACCCACATCAAGCAGTCGTTGCACGACTTCGGCACCGACTTCGACGTGTACACGCACGAGGACTCGATGCACACCTCGGGCCGCGTCGACCAGGCCATCACCCAGCTGCGCGAGACCGGCAACATCTACGAGAAGGACGGCGCGGTCTGGCTGCGCACCACCGACTTCGGTGACGACAAGGACCGCGTGGTGATCAAGAGCGACGGCAACGCCGCCTACATCGCCGGCGACCTCGCGTACTACCTGGACAAGCGCAAGCGCGGGTTCGACCTGTGTATCTACATGCTGGGCGCCGACCACCACGGCTACATCGCGCGCCTGAAGGCCGCCGCGGCCGCGCTCGGCGACGATCCGGACACCGTCGAGGTGCTCATCGGCCAGATGGTCAACCTCGTGCGCGACGGCCAGCCCGTGCGGATGAGCAAGCGCGCCGGCACCGTGATCACGCTCGACGACCTCGTCGAGGCCATCGGGGTCGACGCCGCACGGTACGCGCTGATCCGCTCGTCGGTGGACACCCCGATCGACATCGACCTCGAACTGTGGTCGAGCGCGTCCAACGAGAACCCGGTCTATTACGTGCAGTACGCCCACGCGCGGCTGTGCGCGCTGGCGCGCAACGCCGCCGATCTGGGCGTGAGCGTGAGCACCGACCACCTGGACCTGCTCACACACGACAAAGAGGGCGCGCTCATCCGCAACCTGGGTGAGTTCCCGCGTGTGCTCAAGACCGCGGCCTCGCTGCGCGAACCGCACCGCGTCTGCCGCTACCTGGAGGACCTGGCCGGCGACTACCACCGCTTCTACGACTCGTGCCGCGTGCTGCCGCAGGGCGACGAGGAGCCCGGCGATCTGCACTCGGCGCGCCTCGCGTTGTGCCGCGCGACCCGCCAGGTGATCGCCAACGGCCTGGCGATCCTCGGCGTCAGCGCACCGGAGCGGATGTGA
- the lysA gene encoding diaminopimelate decarboxylase, with product MNAHPAGPRHAEELHHADVPDKPQSPDEIMLLAPNVWPRNLVRGADGVVTIAGVPVTDLAAKFGTPLFVIDEDDFRTRCRDIAAAFGGGEYVHYAAKAFLCSEIARWVDEEGLSLDVATGGELAVALHAGFPASRITVHGNNKSVAELTAAVQAGVGHVVLDSEIEIERLDQIAGAAGVVQDVLVRVTVGVEAHTHEFISTAHEDQKFGLSLATGAAMNAIRRVFATDNLRLVGLHSHIGSQIFDVAGFEIAAHRVIGLLRDVVAEFGVEKTSQMSIVDLGGGLGISYLPHDDPPPMKELADKLLEIVRTESAAVGLPTPKLVVEPGRAIAGPGTITLYEVGTVKDVAVSQTAHRRYVSVDGGMSDNIRTSLYAAQYDARLVSRVSDAPPALARIVGKHCESGDIVVRDTWVSDDIAPGDLIGVAATGAYCYSMSSRYNLLCRPAVVAVADGQARLVLRRETVEDLLSLEVKGQ from the coding sequence GTGAACGCGCATCCGGCCGGGCCCAGGCACGCCGAGGAACTGCACCACGCGGATGTGCCCGACAAGCCGCAGAGCCCGGACGAGATCATGCTGCTGGCCCCGAACGTGTGGCCGCGCAACCTGGTTCGCGGTGCCGACGGGGTGGTGACGATCGCCGGGGTGCCGGTGACCGACCTGGCCGCGAAGTTCGGCACACCGCTGTTCGTGATCGACGAGGACGACTTCCGCACGCGCTGCCGCGACATCGCCGCGGCGTTCGGCGGCGGCGAGTACGTGCACTACGCGGCCAAGGCGTTCCTGTGCTCGGAGATCGCGCGCTGGGTCGACGAGGAAGGCCTGTCCCTCGACGTCGCGACCGGGGGAGAACTGGCCGTCGCGCTGCACGCCGGATTCCCGGCCTCGCGGATCACGGTGCACGGCAACAACAAATCCGTCGCCGAACTCACCGCCGCGGTGCAGGCAGGCGTGGGCCACGTCGTGCTGGACTCCGAGATCGAGATCGAGCGCCTCGATCAGATCGCCGGTGCGGCAGGCGTGGTCCAGGACGTGCTGGTGCGCGTCACCGTGGGCGTGGAGGCCCACACCCACGAGTTCATCTCGACCGCGCACGAGGATCAGAAGTTCGGTTTGTCGCTGGCCACGGGTGCGGCGATGAACGCGATCCGCCGGGTCTTCGCGACCGACAACCTGCGCCTGGTGGGCCTGCACAGCCACATCGGCTCGCAGATCTTCGACGTCGCCGGGTTCGAGATCGCCGCGCACCGCGTGATCGGGCTGCTGCGCGACGTGGTCGCCGAGTTCGGCGTGGAGAAGACCTCGCAGATGTCCATCGTGGATCTCGGTGGCGGACTGGGTATCTCGTACCTGCCGCACGACGATCCGCCGCCCATGAAGGAACTGGCCGACAAGCTGCTGGAGATCGTGCGCACCGAGTCGGCCGCGGTCGGGCTGCCCACGCCCAAGCTCGTGGTGGAACCCGGACGCGCCATCGCGGGCCCGGGCACCATCACGCTCTACGAGGTCGGCACGGTCAAGGACGTGGCCGTCAGCCAGACCGCGCACCGCCGCTACGTCAGCGTCGACGGCGGCATGAGCGACAACATCCGCACGTCGCTGTACGCCGCGCAGTACGACGCCCGGTTGGTGTCACGCGTCAGCGACGCTCCGCCCGCACTGGCGCGGATCGTCGGAAAACACTGTGAGAGTGGCGATATCGTCGTCCGCGACACCTGGGTGTCCGACGACATCGCGCCCGGCGACCTGATCGGTGTCGCCGCGACCGGCGCGTACTGCTACTCGATGTCGAGTCGATACAACCTGCTGTGCCGCCCCGCTGTGGTGGCCGTCGCCGACGGCCAGGCACGTCTGGTGCTGCGACGGGAGACCGTCGAGGATCTTCTGAGCCTGGAGGTGAAGGGTCAATGA